A region of Pristiophorus japonicus isolate sPriJap1 chromosome 32, sPriJap1.hap1, whole genome shotgun sequence DNA encodes the following proteins:
- the LOC139240528 gene encoding probable G-protein coupled receptor 139, with translation MTIVILSRGKCGLSKCVTRYLVAMAAADLMVVITDLILRQIPIVHRLYFVREIRMCNIHAVLLYVATDCSVWFTVTFTFERFVAICCQKLKTKYCTEKTAAVVLGAATVLSCLTNIFWYFMYLPWYRFANTPWFCYVSVLVMISRLWGTLELLHSILTPCIPFVLILLLNALTIRHILVASRVRRRLQNHSSEGIASDIAMERRRKSIILLLIISGNFVLLWAVFMLFSIWNRLLYLLYATIHLPAYMKEIGFMLQLLSCCTSTCIYAVTQNKFREQLKNVVKCPYLRIVKIIKW, from the coding sequence atgacgattgtgatcctgtctcggggaaagtgtgGTCTCTCCAAATGCGTCACTCGCTacttggtggccatggcagcggcggatctaatgGTTGTTATCACtgacctgatattgaggcagatTCCAATTGTTCATCGTCTGTATTTTGTGCGAGAAATCCgcatgtgtaatatccacgccgtcctgctttatgtagccacagactgttctgtctggttcaccgtcactttcacctttgagcgATTCGTGgcaatttgttgccagaagctgaaaactaaatattgcactgaGAAAACCGCGGCTGTCGTTCTTGGAGCAGCgactgtgctgagctgtttaacgaacattttctggtactttatgtatttACCTTGGTACAGGTTTGCCAATACCCCCTGGTTCTGTTACGTGAGTGTTCTTGTTATGATTTCACGTTTGTGGGGAACACTCGAGCTTCTTCATTCTATTCTCACCCCTTGCATCCCATTTGTTCTGATTCTGCTCCTCAATGCTTTAACCATCAGACatattttagtggccagcagagtccgcaggagaCTACAGAATCACAGCAGCGAGGGGATTGCCAGTGACATAGCGATGGAGCGACGAAGGAAATCCATTATTTTACTGCTTATTATTTCAGGGAATTTCGTTCTGTTATGGGCTGTGTTTATGTTGTTTTCTATTTGGAACCGGTTGTTATATTTACTTTATGCTACTATACATCTACCTGCTTACATGAAAGAAATAGGATttatgctccagctcctgagttgctgcacaagcacttgtatttatgccgtgacccagaataagttcagagagcagttgaagaatgtggtgaaatgtcCGTATCTCCGAATTGTTAAAATAATTAAATGGTGA